A region from the Desulfofalx alkaliphila DSM 12257 genome encodes:
- a CDS encoding tyrosine-type recombinase/integrase: MLEEFREYLTSQGKSENTINSYYLHIKGYHQWYLVSFGRECSVLYRENILDYISYLRNIKKDTGRTINCKISALIKYNEFLIEKGIQQDQVVSKKDNINVQQTYANPSDITKQEVDAFRQQLLENGHRDIYCLATLLAYAGLRISEALNIQLTDFNLTVGELKVRGKGDKDRVVYLNDKIINSISEFLRVRESESPYLFANSNGKIIHRSTVNKIFNKYSDKITPHALRHYFCTIALEGGLSVHEVAYLAGHSNIHTTLIYLNPSREAIRGKINNL, from the coding sequence TTGTTAGAAGAATTTAGAGAGTACTTAACATCGCAAGGAAAAAGCGAGAATACTATCAATAGTTATTATTTGCATATAAAAGGTTACCACCAATGGTATTTGGTATCCTTTGGCAGAGAATGTTCGGTGCTATACCGGGAAAACATCTTAGATTATATCAGTTATCTTCGTAATATTAAGAAAGATACTGGTAGAACAATAAATTGCAAGATTAGTGCATTGATAAAGTATAATGAATTTTTGATTGAGAAAGGAATACAGCAAGACCAAGTAGTTTCAAAGAAAGATAATATTAATGTACAGCAGACATATGCAAACCCTTCGGATATAACTAAACAGGAAGTAGATGCTTTTAGACAACAACTATTAGAGAATGGGCATCGAGATATTTATTGTTTGGCCACATTATTAGCATATGCAGGTTTAAGAATTAGTGAAGCACTTAATATTCAGTTAACAGACTTCAATTTAACAGTTGGAGAGTTAAAGGTTAGGGGTAAGGGAGATAAAGATAGAGTTGTTTATTTAAATGATAAGATTATTAATAGTATAAGTGAGTTCTTAAGAGTGAGAGAAAGTGAAAGTCCGTATTTATTTGCAAATAGTAATGGAAAGATAATTCATAGGTCAACAGTTAATAAGATTTTTAATAAATATAGTGATAAGATCACGCCTCATGCATTGCGACATTATTTTTGCACGATTGCTTTGGAGGGCGGGCTATCAGTTCATGAGGTTGCCTATTTGGCAGGCCATAGCAATATTCACACTACGCTTATATATTTGAATCCGAGTAGAGAGGCAATTAGGGGAAAAATAAATAACCTGTAA